The proteins below come from a single Sorghum bicolor cultivar BTx623 chromosome 4, Sorghum_bicolor_NCBIv3, whole genome shotgun sequence genomic window:
- the LOC8074804 gene encoding uncharacterized protein LOC8074804, whose protein sequence is MQASAHLSSSAAFRKVIAGVSSATTRSCYRTSRGKADAAPLPAQEPTPKGRRRITMQERKALIVEFVENYRASNEGKFPTVTNTRQQIGGSYYTVRDVLQEMVYNHAKLPLDNPKPAPLQETDEVTKHPMQRDEDRVLESHEILEVPDQSMAEDDAEVGQRQGTAEVYENFLPKDEGKVDQFQGRESESFKDNPKLEESANTGLLGSLKSFAYGIRDFWKNM, encoded by the exons ATGCAGGCGTCCGCACatctctcctcctccgccgccttcAGGAAAG TGATCGCGGGTGTCTCTAGCGCCACCACACGGTCGTGCTACCGGACGTCCCGGGGGAAGGCTGATGCGGCGCCGCTGCCTGCGCAGGAGCCAACACCGAAGGGGCGGAGGAGGATTACGATGCAGGAGAGGAAGGCTCTAATAGTGGAATTCGTTGAGAA TTATAGGGCATCAAATGAAGGCAAGTTTCCCACTGTAACAAATACCCGCCAGCAAATTGGAGGCAGTTATTACACAGTGCGTGATGTACTTCAAGAAATGGTGTATAATCATGCAAAATTACCACTGGATAATCCTAAGCCAGCTCCACTTCAAGAAACAGATGAAGTCACTAAGCACCCCATGCAAAGGGATGAAGACAGAGTGCTTGAAAGTCATGAAATACTAGAAGTTCCTGACCAGTCCATGGCCGAGGATGATGCTGAAGTGGGTCAACGTCAAGGAACAGCTGAAGTTTATGAGAACTTCTTACCTAAGGATGAAGGTAAGGTGGATCAGTTTCAAGGAAGAGAGAGTGAGAGCTTTAAGGACAACCCAAAGCTTGAGGAATCCGCAAACACAGGTCTTTTGGGCAGCCTGAAATCTTTTGCTTATGGCATCAGAGACTTCTGGAAAAATATGTAA
- the LOC8074803 gene encoding uncharacterized protein LOC8074803 isoform X2 produces the protein MQEVAGERGGYLHGRGALDSDDLLYLKEQMEAEEDAERLLRRTEKRAFAAFKKAAILADSTPAVPVALRVEPKPKSDIRQQDLLKNIVGIKPKRPKVSSPSQPTDSNKPKHGEEDSVSELSSSQNQSASGLLVGEKGSSHGIVNPDHTAPRLDNPREVKQQNTAGSLLGLAYESSDEE, from the exons CATTGGACAGCGATGATTTGCTTTACCTGAAAGAGCAGATGGAAGCTGAGGAAGATGCCGAGCGTCTTCTTCGTCGTACGGAGAAGCGGGCATTTGCTGCTTTTAAG AAAGCAGCAATTTTAGCTGATTCTACACCTGCTGTCCCTGTGGCTCTTCGTGTTGAACCTAAACCTAAAAGTGATATAAG GCAACAAGATCTTTTGAAGAACATTGTTGGGATCAAACCAAAGCGACCAAAAGTTAGCAGCCCGTCACAGCCAACAGATAGCAATAAGCCTAAGCATGGGGAAGAAGATTCTGTCAGCGAGTTGTCTTCATCGCAGAACCAGTCGGCCTCGGGACTACTTGTGGGTGAGAAGGGATCATCTCATGGGATTGTGAATCCTGACCATACAGCGCCAAGGCTAGATAACCCAAGAGAGGTGAAGCAACAGAACACAGCTGGAAGTTTGCTTGGTTTAGCTTATGAGAGTTCGGACGAAGAATAG